One Orrella dioscoreae genomic window carries:
- the metK gene encoding methionine adenosyltransferase has product MAQNDFLFTSESVSEGHPDKVADQISDAVLDAIFTQDPNARVAAETLCNTGLVVLAGEITTTANVDYIQVARDTIRRIGYDNTDFGIDYKGCAVLVAYDKQSPDIAQGVDRSAEDYLNQGAGDQGLMFGYACDETPDLMPAPIWYSHRLVQRQSELRKDGRLPWLRPDAKSQVTFRYVDGKPVEVDTVVLSTQHAPEISQSDIHDAVIEHIIRPSFPEGLITDKTRFLVNPTGRFVIGGPQGDAGLTGRKIIVDTYGGACPHGGGAFSGKDPSKVDRSAAYAARYVAKNVVAAGLARQCQVQVSYAIGVAEPINITVYTEGTGIIPDDQIANLVREHFDLRPKGIVNMLDLLRPIYTKTAAYGHFGRAEPEFTWEHTDKAEALKKSV; this is encoded by the coding sequence GTGGCCCAGAACGATTTCCTCTTCACTTCCGAGTCCGTTTCCGAAGGTCATCCCGACAAGGTCGCCGACCAGATCTCGGACGCCGTGCTCGACGCCATCTTCACGCAAGACCCGAACGCTCGCGTAGCCGCCGAGACGCTGTGCAATACCGGTCTCGTCGTGCTGGCAGGCGAGATCACCACCACTGCCAACGTCGACTACATCCAGGTCGCGCGCGACACGATCCGCCGCATCGGCTATGACAACACCGATTTCGGCATCGACTACAAGGGTTGCGCGGTGCTGGTCGCCTACGACAAGCAGTCGCCCGATATCGCCCAGGGCGTGGACCGCAGCGCCGAGGACTACCTGAACCAGGGCGCTGGCGACCAGGGCCTGATGTTCGGCTATGCCTGCGACGAAACCCCTGACCTGATGCCCGCTCCCATCTGGTACTCGCACCGCCTGGTGCAGCGCCAGAGCGAACTGCGCAAGGACGGCCGCCTGCCGTGGCTGCGTCCCGACGCGAAGTCGCAGGTCACCTTCCGCTACGTCGACGGCAAGCCCGTCGAGGTGGACACCGTGGTGCTGTCGACGCAGCACGCGCCGGAGATCTCGCAGTCCGACATCCATGACGCGGTCATCGAGCACATCATCCGCCCCAGCTTCCCCGAAGGCCTGATCACCGACAAGACGCGCTTCCTGGTCAATCCGACCGGCCGTTTCGTCATCGGCGGCCCGCAAGGCGATGCCGGCTTGACCGGCCGCAAGATCATCGTCGACACCTACGGCGGCGCATGCCCGCACGGTGGTGGCGCGTTCTCGGGCAAGGATCCCTCGAAGGTCGACCGTTCGGCTGCCTATGCCGCGCGCTATGTCGCCAAGAACGTGGTGGCAGCCGGCCTGGCGCGCCAGTGCCAGGTGCAGGTGAGCTACGCCATCGGCGTGGCCGAGCCCATCAACATCACGGTCTATACCGAAGGCACGGGCATCATTCCCGATGACCAGATCGCCAATCTCGTGCGCGAGCACTTCGATCTGCGCCCCAAGGGCATCGTCAACATGCTCGACCTGCTGCGCCCCATCTACACCAAGACGGCGGCCTATGGCCACTTCGGCCGCGCCGAGCCCGAGTTCACGTGGGAACACACGGACAAGGCCGAAGCGCTGAAGAAGTCGGTCTGA
- a CDS encoding TauD/TfdA dioxygenase family protein: MSAHADLPTFGLDIRPLAGRIGGEVRGLRLSDELTDEVFGRVRQALLHYKVLFFRGQSHLDDAAHQRVGDRFGRTVAHPTVPAPAGTRIFELDASRGGGRADSWHTDVTFAEAFPKYGILRAVTVPAYGGDTIWANTAAAYAHLPESLQRLADGLWAVHSNDYDYGASRTGISDVRLKHHNEVFKATVYETEHPLVHVHPESGERALLLGHFVRRIVGLPTTESSRLFEIFQQRVIRPENTVRWSWQKDDVAIWDNRATQHFAINDYGDQPRLVRRVTVEGEPAVGIDGRRSVARRGPGVDAPSQAPAAVPVAA, from the coding sequence ATGAGCGCCCACGCCGACCTGCCCACCTTTGGCCTGGACATCCGCCCGCTAGCCGGCCGCATCGGCGGCGAGGTGCGTGGCCTGCGGCTGTCCGACGAATTGACCGACGAGGTCTTCGGCCGGGTCCGGCAGGCCTTGCTGCATTACAAGGTGCTGTTCTTCCGCGGCCAGTCGCATCTGGACGATGCCGCGCACCAGCGCGTGGGCGACCGCTTCGGCAGGACCGTGGCGCATCCCACGGTGCCGGCGCCCGCGGGCACGCGCATCTTCGAGCTGGATGCATCGCGCGGCGGCGGCCGGGCCGACTCCTGGCATACCGACGTGACGTTCGCCGAGGCCTTCCCGAAGTACGGCATCCTGCGTGCGGTGACCGTGCCTGCCTATGGCGGTGACACCATCTGGGCCAACACTGCCGCCGCGTATGCCCACCTGCCCGAGTCCCTGCAACGCCTGGCCGACGGCCTGTGGGCGGTGCACAGCAACGACTATGACTATGGCGCGAGCCGCACGGGCATCAGCGACGTCCGCTTGAAGCATCACAACGAGGTGTTCAAGGCCACCGTCTATGAAACCGAGCATCCGCTGGTGCACGTGCATCCGGAAAGCGGCGAGAGGGCCTTGCTGCTGGGGCACTTCGTGCGTCGCATCGTGGGCCTGCCCACCACCGAATCCAGCCGCCTGTTCGAGATCTTCCAACAGCGCGTGATCCGTCCCGAGAACACCGTGCGCTGGTCCTGGCAGAAGGACGACGTCGCCATCTGGGACAACCGGGCCACCCAGCATTTCGCCATCAACGACTATGGCGACCAGCCGCGCCTGGTTCGCCGGGTGACGGTCGAGGGCGAACCCGCCGTGGGCATCGATGGCCGCCGCAGCGTCGCGCGCCGCGGGCCTGGCGTGGACGCGCCCAGCCAGGCGCCTGCCGCGGTGCCGGTCGCAGCCTGA
- a CDS encoding lysophospholipid acyltransferase family protein gives MLLFLFRLLSHLPLSLLQGLGRLVGRLVYALPTKYRQRLRANAAQAGYDSPAFARRAAGETGAMILELARVWFRSDDSLARVRSSPEDEAMIAALHAQGRGVLYLTPHLGCFEITARYRVRRHPLTVMFRPPRKAALAPVMQLARESAGMKVVPANQSGVRAFVRALRQGEDIGMLPDQAPGEGEGVWAPFFGRQAYSVTLPARLARQTNAPVVLVAGERLPKGAGWQMHYVPVPEPLPESPEAQATLINQTMESLIRRCPEQYLWGYNRYKTPKGAPAAPGALPSEDAA, from the coding sequence ATGCTGCTGTTCCTGTTTCGCCTGCTGTCCCACCTGCCGCTCTCCCTCCTCCAGGGCCTGGGCCGACTGGTCGGACGTCTGGTCTATGCACTGCCCACCAAGTACCGCCAACGCCTGCGCGCCAATGCCGCCCAGGCGGGCTACGACTCGCCGGCCTTCGCGCGCCGGGCGGCGGGCGAGACCGGCGCGATGATCCTGGAACTGGCACGGGTCTGGTTCCGCAGCGATGACAGCCTGGCGCGCGTGCGCAGCAGCCCCGAGGACGAGGCGATGATCGCCGCGCTGCACGCGCAGGGCCGCGGCGTGCTGTACCTGACCCCCCACCTGGGCTGTTTCGAGATCACCGCCCGCTACAGGGTGCGCCGGCATCCGCTCACCGTCATGTTCCGGCCGCCGCGCAAGGCCGCGCTTGCCCCCGTCATGCAACTGGCGCGCGAATCCGCCGGCATGAAGGTCGTGCCGGCCAACCAGTCTGGCGTGCGGGCGTTCGTGCGCGCACTGCGCCAGGGGGAGGACATCGGCATGCTGCCCGACCAGGCGCCCGGCGAAGGCGAAGGCGTCTGGGCGCCCTTCTTCGGCCGCCAAGCCTATTCTGTCACCCTGCCGGCCCGGCTGGCCAGGCAGACGAACGCGCCCGTCGTGCTGGTCGCCGGTGAGCGTCTGCCCAAGGGCGCTGGCTGGCAGATGCATTACGTGCCCGTGCCCGAGCCTTTGCCCGAATCCCCCGAGGCGCAGGCGACGCTGATCAACCAGACCATGGAAAGCCTCATCCGCCGTTGCCCCGAGCAGTACCTCTGGGGGTACAACCGCTACAAGACGCCGAAAGGCGCACCCGCGGCCCCCGGCGCCCTGCCCTCGGAAGACGCGGCATGA
- a CDS encoding DUF1289 domain-containing protein: protein MEIKTARGTFVATDSPCVAVCSTLYDDICRGCGRTAMEVANWVFMNEAEKHEVWVRIRAQGYPRRNNP from the coding sequence ATCGAGATCAAGACCGCGCGCGGCACGTTCGTCGCGACGGATTCCCCCTGCGTGGCGGTCTGCTCCACCCTCTATGACGACATCTGCCGGGGCTGCGGCCGCACGGCCATGGAAGTCGCCAATTGGGTCTTCATGAACGAAGCGGAAAAGCATGAGGTCTGGGTGCGCATCCGCGCCCAGGGTTATCCGCGCCGCAACAACCCCTAG
- a CDS encoding ABC transporter substrate-binding protein has product MVRFSFVRAWGVALLGASLMLGAASAMADTSRIAVADQFGLGSLLWNVVKDQKLIEKHGKAAGVDIAVEWKRLSGGAAMNEAVLSGSIDVGTGGVPPLLTLWDRTRGRQEVKAISAIVSTPHYLVTNQPRIRSLDDFSDADRIAVPAVNVSIQARLLQMAAAKQHGQAQFNRYDALTVALPHADATSVLLAGGNAVVGSFAGEPFTTLALRNPSVHKVISSYEILGGPHTVNLIWATSRFREREPKAYRAVLAALAEAQTFVQADPQAAADVFLRQGDSSLPREQVLALIQNPETRYTLVPENTFPFARFMHQVGAIKHLPASWKDYFFEEAYALGGS; this is encoded by the coding sequence ATGGTTCGTTTTTCCTTTGTCCGTGCATGGGGCGTCGCACTGCTCGGTGCGAGCCTGATGCTGGGCGCCGCGTCCGCGATGGCCGACACGTCCCGCATCGCCGTGGCAGACCAGTTCGGCCTGGGCTCCTTGTTGTGGAACGTGGTCAAGGACCAGAAGTTGATCGAGAAGCACGGCAAGGCTGCCGGCGTCGATATCGCCGTGGAGTGGAAGCGCCTGTCGGGCGGCGCGGCGATGAACGAGGCCGTGCTGTCCGGCTCGATCGACGTGGGCACGGGAGGCGTGCCGCCCTTGCTGACCTTGTGGGACCGGACCCGCGGGCGGCAGGAGGTGAAGGCGATCTCGGCCATCGTCTCTACGCCGCACTACCTGGTCACCAATCAGCCGCGCATCCGCAGCCTGGATGATTTCTCCGATGCCGATCGCATCGCGGTGCCGGCGGTGAACGTCTCCATCCAGGCCCGCCTGTTGCAGATGGCGGCCGCCAAGCAGCATGGACAGGCCCAGTTCAATCGCTATGACGCCCTGACCGTGGCGCTGCCGCATGCCGACGCGACCAGCGTGCTGCTGGCGGGCGGCAACGCCGTCGTGGGCAGCTTTGCGGGCGAGCCCTTCACGACGCTGGCCTTGCGCAACCCGTCGGTGCACAAGGTCATCAGTTCCTACGAGATCCTGGGCGGCCCGCATACGGTCAACCTGATCTGGGCGACCAGCCGCTTCCGCGAGCGCGAGCCCAAGGCCTATCGCGCGGTGCTGGCGGCGCTGGCCGAGGCGCAGACATTCGTTCAGGCCGACCCGCAGGCGGCGGCCGATGTCTTCCTGCGCCAGGGCGACTCCAGCCTGCCGCGCGAGCAGGTGCTGGCCCTGATCCAGAATCCCGAGACCCGCTATACGCTGGTGCCCGAGAACACCTTCCCCTTTGCGCGGTTCATGCACCAGGTGGGCGCGATCAAGCACCTGCCTGCGTCCTGGAAGGACTACTTCTTCGAGGAGGCCTACGCCCTGGGCGGGAGCTGA
- a CDS encoding glycosyltransferase family 4 protein — translation MRILLVTDAWHPQVSGVVRTWTIMQKLLVSWGHELVVISPQGARTVRAPSEKGLRLAIDPASHLRRQLGDFVPDAMHIATEGPLGVAARSLAMKRGWRYTTSFHTVFPEYLRMRMGIPAGWTWRYMRWFHKHSQRVLVPTHAMRTLLASHGLCNMQVWARGVDARAFAPDDGMALAGLPRPIHLSVGRLAREKNLDAFLSLDLPGSKVVVGSGPDEARLRRRHPDAVFLGMVPHDRLAPLYSAADVFVFPSLTDTFGLVMLEAMACGTPVAALPGEAPQAVVEEGVTGCLDADLARACHAALSLDRVTVRERTLGRTWETIALALLGALTPLRAAQAQALPQEAGAGIQCGLPEERCDGSRVVR, via the coding sequence ATGCGTATCCTGCTCGTTACTGATGCTTGGCATCCCCAAGTCAGCGGTGTGGTCCGTACCTGGACCATTATGCAGAAGCTCCTGGTCTCCTGGGGCCATGAACTTGTCGTCATCAGCCCGCAAGGCGCACGCACCGTCAGGGCGCCGTCCGAAAAGGGCCTGCGGCTGGCCATCGATCCGGCCTCGCACCTGCGCCGCCAACTGGGCGATTTCGTGCCCGATGCCATGCACATCGCCACCGAAGGCCCGCTGGGCGTTGCCGCCCGCAGCCTGGCCATGAAGCGCGGCTGGCGCTACACCACCTCCTTCCACACGGTCTTCCCCGAATACCTGCGCATGCGCATGGGCATTCCGGCCGGCTGGACCTGGCGCTACATGCGCTGGTTCCACAAGCACTCCCAGCGCGTGCTGGTGCCGACGCACGCCATGCGCACGCTGCTGGCCTCGCACGGCCTGTGCAACATGCAGGTCTGGGCGCGCGGCGTCGACGCCCGGGCCTTCGCGCCCGATGACGGCATGGCCCTGGCCGGCCTGCCGCGCCCCATCCACCTGAGCGTGGGGCGCCTGGCCCGTGAAAAGAATCTCGACGCCTTCCTGTCCCTGGACCTGCCGGGCAGCAAGGTCGTGGTGGGCAGCGGTCCCGACGAGGCGCGGCTGCGCCGCCGCCATCCCGACGCCGTGTTCCTGGGCATGGTCCCGCATGACCGCCTGGCGCCGCTCTATTCGGCGGCCGATGTGTTCGTCTTCCCGAGCCTGACCGACACCTTCGGGCTGGTGATGCTGGAGGCCATGGCTTGCGGCACGCCGGTCGCGGCCTTGCCGGGCGAGGCGCCGCAGGCGGTGGTGGAAGAGGGCGTCACGGGTTGCCTGGATGCAGACCTGGCGCGCGCCTGCCATGCCGCGCTGTCCCTGGACCGTGTCACGGTGCGCGAACGCACGCTGGGCCGCACCTGGGAGACCATCGCGCTGGCGCTGCTGGGGGCGTTGACGCCGCTGCGCGCCGCGCAGGCGCAGGCCTTGCCGCAAGAGGCGGGCGCAGGTATACAATGCGGGCTTCCTGAGGAGCGTTGCGACGGGTCGCGCGTTGTCCGCTAG